One Oceanivirga salmonicida genomic window carries:
- a CDS encoding PTS transporter subunit EIIB, with amino-acid sequence MFNYLKKNKKGNDSIDAKFDANVENEKLVDDLIKYLGGIDNLVKIDNCITRLRLEVKDTSIIDDEAIEKITLGITKSSNTDVQIVIGTRIDFIANTMKNKKK; translated from the coding sequence ATGTTTAATTATTTAAAGAAAAATAAAAAAGGGAATGATAGTATTGATGCTAAATTTGATGCTAATGTAGAAAATGAAAAGTTAGTAGATGATTTAATCAAATATTTAGGTGGTATTGATAATTTAGTAAAAATTGATAACTGTATAACTAGATTAAGATTAGAAGTTAAAGATACTTCAATAATAGATGATGAAGCTATTGAAAAAATAACACTAGGTATAACAAAATCATCAAATACAGATGTTCAAATTGTTATAGGAACTCGTATTGATTTTATAGCAAATACAATGAAAAATAAAAAGAAATAA
- the gnpA gene encoding 1,3-beta-galactosyl-N-acetylhexosamine phosphorylase: MSTGRVTLPIEEGREELVKELISLWKTDAIRNSDGTKLNEYFEKLNQMVYATYFVARGDQEWVTKNPSEIINAALMSERNIAYDKVLKIDILKGYYKEQLEINESKEALDLLEVINRTAGEYLPKSDYYYENGYVVITNATKFNEYTVNFLAKQVWDITHMYNHLTNNWTTGKSTPFDAVYEKSSKHMIENLEKWLNEKENVDIVRFTTFFYHFMVMYDDKKRQKYGDWFGYSGTASVAMFKRFEKEKKYKLKLEDIIDGGFYNNQFRNPTKQFLDYIDILTKFVSEKAKTLVNLVHKYNKKAIMFVGDNWIGIEPYSKTFKNIGLDGVVGSAECGVDIRMVSDMQDLSIKEIRFLPYLFPDVFNKTGQALKEMKFNWLRMRRAMLVKNVDRIGFGGYLSLANEEEGFTKYVEKICNEFRQIHDITNGTESKKLNKKVGILNSWGKLKTWQANRTGHASGNYENYIYIGALEALSGLPIDIEFINFDDVRNKEKLNEFGLIINVGRENTAFIGNENWLDEKVISNLREFVYNGSSIIGIGDPSACHKFRGTHFSLADIFGLDKEVGNTLQYSKYEQSKEKILNKHYIFNNLSETEILASSIYDKNDDYIYRINDNLNILASSHYSIKIACNEYGKGRAVYFNSSNYSLLNNKILFNAILWATKNENAKIYLSDNKNVEVYEFEKVNKLAVINNSEEKQISKILLKGEVKFELNLGSGEIRWVDIN; this comes from the coding sequence ATGTCAACAGGAAGAGTAACATTACCTATAGAAGAAGGTAGAGAAGAACTTGTGAAAGAACTTATAAGTTTATGGAAAACTGATGCTATAAGAAATAGTGATGGTACAAAATTAAATGAATATTTTGAAAAGCTAAATCAAATGGTTTATGCTACATATTTTGTTGCTAGGGGAGACCAAGAATGGGTTACAAAAAATCCTAGTGAAATAATAAATGCTGCTCTTATGAGTGAGAGAAATATAGCGTATGATAAAGTTTTAAAAATTGATATTTTAAAGGGTTATTACAAAGAACAATTAGAAATAAACGAAAGTAAAGAAGCCTTAGATTTACTTGAAGTTATAAATAGAACTGCGGGAGAATACTTACCAAAAAGTGATTATTATTATGAAAATGGTTATGTAGTAATTACTAATGCTACTAAATTTAATGAATATACAGTAAATTTTTTAGCAAAGCAAGTTTGGGATATAACTCATATGTATAATCATTTAACTAATAATTGGACTACAGGTAAAAGTACACCTTTTGATGCAGTTTATGAAAAGAGTAGTAAACATATGATAGAAAATTTAGAAAAATGGTTAAATGAAAAAGAAAATGTTGATATAGTAAGATTTACAACATTCTTTTATCATTTTATGGTTATGTATGATGATAAAAAAAGACAAAAATATGGAGATTGGTTTGGGTATAGTGGCACAGCAAGTGTTGCTATGTTTAAAAGATTTGAAAAAGAAAAGAAATATAAATTAAAATTAGAGGATATTATAGATGGTGGATTTTATAACAATCAATTTAGAAATCCGACAAAGCAGTTTTTAGATTATATAGATATACTTACTAAATTTGTAAGTGAAAAAGCTAAAACATTGGTAAATTTAGTGCATAAATATAATAAAAAAGCAATAATGTTTGTAGGAGACAACTGGATAGGTATAGAACCATATTCTAAAACTTTTAAAAATATAGGCTTAGATGGTGTTGTAGGGTCTGCAGAATGTGGTGTAGATATTAGAATGGTGTCTGATATGCAAGATTTAAGTATTAAAGAAATTAGGTTTTTACCATATTTATTCCCAGATGTATTTAATAAAACAGGGCAAGCTTTAAAAGAAATGAAATTTAATTGGCTTAGAATGAGACGGGCTATGTTAGTTAAAAATGTTGATAGAATAGGTTTTGGTGGTTATTTAAGTTTAGCAAATGAAGAAGAAGGTTTTACTAAATATGTAGAGAAAATTTGTAATGAATTTAGACAAATACATGATATTACTAATGGAACTGAGAGTAAAAAATTAAATAAAAAAGTAGGGATACTTAATAGTTGGGGTAAACTTAAAACTTGGCAGGCAAATAGAACAGGTCATGCTAGTGGAAATTATGAAAATTATATATATATAGGAGCATTAGAAGCTCTATCAGGTTTACCAATAGACATTGAATTTATTAATTTTGATGATGTTAGAAATAAGGAAAAATTAAATGAATTTGGTCTAATAATAAATGTTGGTCGTGAGAATACAGCATTTATAGGAAATGAAAATTGGTTAGATGAAAAAGTTATAAGTAATTTAAGAGAATTTGTTTATAATGGGTCAAGTATAATTGGTATAGGAGATCCAAGTGCATGTCATAAATTTAGGGGGACACATTTTAGTTTAGCCGACATATTTGGTTTAGATAAAGAAGTGGGGAATACTCTACAATATTCTAAATATGAACAATCAAAAGAAAAGATATTAAATAAACATTATATATTCAATAATTTGTCTGAAACCGAGATACTAGCTAGTAGTATTTATGATAAAAATGATGATTATATTTATAGAATAAATGATAATTTAAATATATTAGCTAGTTCTCATTACAGTATAAAAATTGCTTGTAATGAATATGGAAAAGGGAGAGCAGTTTACTTTAATTCAAGTAATTATAGTTTGTTGAATAATAAAATCTTATTTAATGCAATATTATGGGCAACAAAAAATGAAAATGCTAAAATTTATTTAAGTGATAATAAAAATGTTGAAGTATATGAATTTGAAAAGGTTAATAAGTTAGCGGTGATAAATAATAGTGAAGAAAAGCAAATAAGTAAAATTTTATTAAAAGGAGAAGTTAAATTTGAACTTAATTTAGGTTCTGGAGAAATAAGATGGGTAGATATAAATTAA
- a CDS encoding OmpA family protein — translation MGIKEKMKWLKKSLKNKKSVTLGLMISFLISGNLSVAAPGEKIGGQNNTATGENSGVVAGNSNTASGVSTSVVGGASNKANGESSSIVGGFKNTADGEKSGIIGGSTNATTGRYSGVLGGASNKANGESSSVVSGFKNTADGEKSGIIGGSTNITKGRYSGVLGGVLNKANGEASTVVGGAKNTSDGKFSSVLGGENNKAEGVDSAVVGGSTNTAKGVRSIVLGGGLNIAEGQDSAVLAGGNAGAPNIVKGENSVIAGGAGNIVEAVGNSGIFAGYKNKVEKADSVVLGGYDNITAGDRTAIVAGIHNRVSGTYSTALGGVNNAVTGSHSSAIAGTQNKVSGITSVVLGGLKNDASGNRTVILGGDTNTASGTHSVVMGGSKNTSSGKFSSVIGGIGNQAIGASTSVIGGYQNRAEGQDSAVLGGGNGNNPNVTKGHNSVVAGGAGNVVDTTGENSGIFGGYKNKTEKVGSVVLGGLTNTASGERSSVLAGSSNKASGSHASVVGGAGNKSEGVSSVVIGGTKNTVSGNHSAIIGGVKSTVAGIQSVSVGSENKIDKDKSIAIGHKAHAKNENSYAFGNEVVSEGKNSFAIGHKAKSVGEYSFAVGNEAISEGLDSFALGKKATSKDANSFALGTESEAKKQKSFALGYQAKTDGDSAYALGAESKATAQNAFAIGYNAQAKGDSSYALGNASIASKKYAYALGIGANAQEEESYAIGHNAVATKKKALAIGNDSHAKGESAVALGTSATTALDNAVALGSETIADVDKGVAGHDFLKDAASTETGGVWSATHAAVSVGKADGTVTRQINGVAAGTKDSDAVNVAQIKALKIGKGKIDENDPDNDKTVTGKTVFDYVKNQGLTFTGNVGSEAIKLGESFAIEGTLAAGEASSSKNVTTKVNGKKLEILIAEKPKFEEVEAGTGANKVIIGENKISLGGNTYITSDGVDANNKKIANVADGVDAKDAVNKGQLDKIKDELEKSAKDSVVVKQVDGETKVTKNTNGNVNEYTVGLADSVKSDIAKIGKGKVEAGDQNTVTGDTVHKALKDNVGKLVDVTSKDETVKVVTTTKDGKKTFDLAVNKEKLAEDFAKKDASNLNDDNVKQWAEKLSKDANIATLDAAKPRLVTDKQVHDYVKKTASGLVDVKEKPNSGIEVIADGPDATGKKTFTVGLDAPTKEKVDKIGDGVISDTDPKKDHTVTGKAVHDYVKDNAIKKDGSNLTVNEVTNLSKKLVGVTSEDKSLNVVTKTNGAGKVIYDLAVDKDELAKDFAKKDASNIDDAAKVKWREKLGVGTGKIVKGDQNTVTGDTVHKHLKDNYYDRKDIDNKLGKIGAETGKLSGGIATSMAMGNIPQVSDRHLFSIGAGGAYYNKTGGFALGVSGTIPSRRFIYKVSAGVDTKKSWGVAAGVNVNLFPEKKKNMVKTTIVKEIPKEELDRLKQEVKNEILNEMKKSIKFTIKDFDLDKYNLKAEQIAKLETIVEVINANYDGTTIEIIGYTDRAYTEQYNLDLGLRRAVSVRKKLIDLGLSKNVNIEIRSRAFNEINDGNRKDLRRVEVLINNFDIYN, via the coding sequence ATGGGAATTAAGGAAAAGATGAAATGGCTTAAAAAGTCATTAAAGAATAAAAAAAGTGTAACACTAGGATTAATGATATCATTTTTGATTAGTGGTAATTTATCAGTAGCAGCACCAGGTGAAAAAATTGGTGGACAAAACAATACTGCTACAGGAGAAAATTCAGGTGTAGTAGCAGGGAATTCAAATACTGCTAGTGGTGTTTCTACTTCAGTAGTAGGTGGAGCATCAAATAAAGCTAATGGAGAAAGTTCATCTATAGTGGGTGGATTCAAAAATACTGCTGATGGTGAAAAATCAGGAATAATTGGCGGGTCTACAAACGCTACAACAGGTAGATATTCAGGTGTTTTAGGTGGAGCATCAAATAAAGCTAATGGAGAAAGTTCATCTGTAGTGAGTGGATTCAAAAATACTGCTGATGGCGAAAAATCAGGAATAATTGGAGGGTCTACAAATATTACAAAAGGTAGATATTCAGGTGTTTTAGGTGGAGTATTAAATAAAGCTAATGGAGAAGCTTCAACAGTAGTAGGTGGAGCAAAAAATACTTCTGATGGGAAATTTTCATCAGTATTAGGTGGAGAAAATAATAAGGCTGAAGGAGTAGATTCAGCTGTAGTAGGTGGATCAACAAATACTGCCAAAGGAGTTAGATCAATAGTTTTAGGTGGTGGTTTAAATATAGCCGAAGGACAAGATTCAGCGGTACTTGCTGGAGGAAATGCTGGAGCTCCTAATATAGTTAAAGGGGAAAATTCAGTAATAGCAGGTGGAGCTGGTAATATTGTCGAAGCAGTGGGAAATTCTGGAATATTTGCTGGTTATAAAAATAAAGTTGAAAAAGCAGATTCTGTAGTATTAGGAGGATATGATAATATTACTGCAGGAGATCGTACCGCAATAGTAGCTGGTATTCATAATAGAGTTTCAGGGACTTATTCAACAGCCTTAGGTGGAGTAAATAATGCAGTAACAGGATCACATTCAAGTGCGATAGCAGGAACTCAAAATAAGGTTTCAGGAATTACGTCAGTTGTGTTAGGAGGACTGAAAAATGATGCTAGTGGAAACAGAACTGTAATATTAGGTGGAGATACTAATACAGCTTCAGGAACTCATTCTGTAGTAATGGGAGGATCAAAAAATACTTCTAGTGGGAAATTTTCATCAGTAATAGGTGGTATAGGAAATCAAGCAATTGGGGCTTCGACTTCAGTAATAGGTGGTTATCAAAATAGAGCTGAAGGACAAGATTCAGCAGTACTTGGTGGTGGAAATGGAAATAATCCAAATGTTACAAAGGGACATAATTCAGTAGTAGCTGGTGGAGCAGGTAATGTTGTTGATACGACTGGAGAAAACTCTGGAATATTTGGTGGTTATAAAAATAAAACTGAAAAAGTAGGTTCAGTAGTATTAGGTGGATTAACAAATACGGCTAGTGGAGAACGTTCATCAGTATTGGCTGGTTCAAGTAATAAAGCTTCAGGAAGCCATGCGTCAGTAGTAGGTGGTGCAGGTAACAAATCTGAAGGAGTATCATCAGTAGTAATAGGTGGAACAAAAAATACGGTTAGTGGTAATCATTCTGCTATAATTGGTGGTGTAAAAAGTACTGTTGCTGGAATTCAAAGTGTTTCAGTAGGTTCAGAAAATAAAATAGATAAAGATAAATCAATTGCTATAGGTCATAAAGCACATGCTAAAAATGAAAATTCATATGCATTTGGTAATGAAGTAGTATCAGAAGGAAAAAATTCATTTGCTATAGGACATAAAGCTAAATCAGTAGGAGAATATTCATTTGCAGTTGGTAATGAAGCAATATCAGAAGGTTTAGATTCATTTGCATTAGGTAAAAAAGCTACTTCAAAAGATGCAAATTCATTTGCACTTGGTACTGAATCAGAAGCTAAGAAGCAAAAATCATTTGCATTAGGGTATCAAGCTAAAACAGATGGAGATAGTGCATATGCATTAGGTGCTGAATCAAAAGCAACTGCACAAAACGCATTTGCTATAGGGTATAATGCACAAGCAAAAGGAGATAGTTCTTATGCTTTAGGTAATGCTTCAATTGCAAGTAAAAAATATGCTTATGCTTTAGGTATAGGTGCGAATGCACAAGAAGAAGAGTCATATGCTATAGGACATAATGCAGTAGCAACAAAGAAAAAAGCATTAGCAATAGGTAATGATTCACATGCTAAAGGAGAAAGTGCAGTAGCATTAGGAACTTCGGCAACAACAGCATTAGATAATGCAGTAGCATTAGGTTCTGAAACAATTGCAGACGTTGATAAAGGTGTAGCAGGACATGATTTCTTAAAAGATGCAGCTAGTACAGAAACTGGCGGAGTTTGGAGTGCAACACATGCAGCAGTATCAGTAGGTAAGGCAGATGGAACTGTAACAAGACAAATAAATGGAGTGGCAGCTGGTACTAAAGATTCAGATGCAGTAAATGTGGCTCAAATTAAAGCATTAAAAATAGGAAAAGGTAAAATTGATGAAAACGACCCAGATAATGATAAAACTGTAACAGGTAAAACAGTATTTGACTATGTTAAAAATCAAGGATTAACATTTACAGGAAATGTAGGTTCAGAAGCAATAAAATTAGGAGAATCATTTGCAATAGAAGGAACATTAGCAGCAGGAGAAGCAAGTTCATCTAAAAATGTAACAACAAAAGTAAATGGTAAAAAATTAGAAATACTAATAGCAGAAAAACCTAAATTTGAAGAAGTAGAAGCAGGAACTGGAGCAAATAAAGTTATTATAGGTGAAAATAAAATTTCATTAGGTGGTAATACATATATAACAAGTGATGGAGTAGATGCGAATAATAAGAAAATTGCAAATGTTGCTGATGGTGTTGATGCTAAAGATGCAGTAAATAAGGGTCAATTAGATAAAATTAAGGATGAATTAGAAAAATCAGCTAAAGATTCAGTAGTAGTTAAACAAGTTGATGGAGAAACAAAAGTAACTAAGAATACTAATGGAAATGTTAATGAATATACTGTAGGATTAGCAGATTCTGTAAAAAGTGATATTGCTAAAATAGGTAAAGGTAAAGTAGAAGCTGGAGACCAAAATACAGTAACAGGAGATACAGTACATAAAGCTCTTAAAGATAATGTAGGTAAATTAGTAGACGTAACTTCAAAAGATGAAACAGTAAAAGTTGTAACAACTACTAAAGATGGTAAGAAAACATTTGATTTAGCAGTAAATAAAGAGAAGTTAGCAGAAGACTTTGCTAAAAAAGATGCAAGTAACTTAAATGATGACAATGTAAAACAATGGGCTGAAAAATTAAGTAAAGATGCTAATATTGCAACACTAGATGCAGCAAAACCAAGATTAGTAACTGACAAACAAGTTCATGATTATGTTAAAAAGACTGCAAGTGGTTTAGTTGACGTAAAAGAAAAACCAAATTCAGGTATAGAAGTAATTGCTGATGGACCAGATGCAACTGGTAAGAAAACATTTACAGTAGGATTAGATGCACCAACTAAAGAAAAAGTTGATAAAATAGGAGATGGAGTAATTTCGGATACAGACCCTAAAAAAGATCATACAGTAACAGGAAAGGCAGTACATGATTATGTTAAAGATAATGCCATCAAAAAAGATGGAAGTAATCTTACAGTAAATGAAGTAACAAATCTTTCTAAAAAACTTGTAGGTGTAACTTCAGAGGATAAGTCATTAAATGTTGTTACAAAAACTAATGGAGCTGGAAAAGTAATATATGATTTAGCCGTAGATAAAGATGAATTAGCAAAAGATTTTGCTAAAAAAGATGCAAGCAATATAGATGATGCAGCAAAGGTTAAATGGAGAGAAAAATTAGGTGTTGGAACTGGTAAAATAGTAAAGGGAGATCAAAATACAGTAACAGGAGATACAGTACATAAACACTTGAAAGATAATTATTATGATAGAAAAGATATTGATAATAAGTTAGGTAAAATAGGAGCAGAAACAGGAAAATTAAGTGGTGGAATAGCAACGTCAATGGCTATGGGTAATATACCACAAGTAAGTGATAGACATTTATTCTCAATAGGAGCAGGTGGAGCTTATTATAATAAAACTGGTGGATTTGCTTTAGGTGTAAGTGGTACAATACCATCAAGAAGATTTATATATAAAGTAAGTGCTGGTGTAGATACTAAAAAATCTTGGGGAGTAGCAGCAGGAGTAAATGTTAATTTATTCCCTGAAAAGAAAAAGAATATGGTTAAAACTACAATAGTTAAAGAAATACCAAAAGAAGAATTAGATAGATTAAAACAAGAAGTTAAAAATGAAATATTAAATGAAATGAAAAAATCAATTAAATTTACTATAAAAGACTTCGATTTAGATAAATATAATTTAAAAGCAGAACAAATAGCAAAACTTGAAACTATAGTAGAAGTTATAAATGCAAATTATGATGGAACAACAATAGAAATTATAGGGTATACAGATAGAGCATATACAGAACAATATAATTTAGATTTAGGATTAAGAAGAGCAGTTTCAGTTAGAAAGAAATTAATTGACTTAGGATTAAGCAAGAATGTAAACATAGAAATAAGATCAAGAGCATTTAATGAAATTAACGATGGTAATAGAAAAGATTTAAGAAGAGTAGAAGTATTAATCAATAATTTTGATATATACAATTAA
- a CDS encoding ABC-F family ATP-binding cassette domain-containing protein, which yields MDIIQFNKVNKSFLDKPILKNVTFNINDKDKIGLIGLNGAGKSTIINIIKGTERIDNGDVFVNPNVNISYLSQEHNFSDENNTVLEELKSAFAYEFGILSQIEKINAKIQINEDLNLLSELEKLNNIFLSFDGYNLDYRIKQVLNGLELDDMQENIISNLSGGEKTRVSLAKLLLKEPELLILDEPTNHLDLASIEWLENFLLKYNKAFLLVSHDRVFLDNVCNRIFELENKELYKYNGNFSDFIIQKEMIIKGKLKAFEKEQDRIKKLEEYIERNRAGRMAKQAKGREKILNRIDRIDDPIFNIKRMKLKFIPKSPTAQNVLIVKNICKNFDDKNVLNDISFNLYKGERVGIIGKNGSGKSTLLKIITNKIKADNGEITLGSRVNVASYDQNNEDLGPDNTILQEINTSINYTEEYLRSMAGGFLFTKDDIEKRISSLSGGEKVRVSFIKMLQKQANFLILDEPTNHLDIYSIEILENALEDFEGSILLVSHNRHFIDSVCNIIYILDENGLTKFKGNYEEYKKSLISKNDNTKSYSGKLNYTAQKEKLKRINKIKKEIENIEKRSKEIELEKDELNKKMFISSIATNAGKLVEIQEKLNSLNDRELNLLEKWEQLQNELEEINE from the coding sequence ATGGACATAATACAATTTAATAAAGTAAATAAATCATTTTTAGATAAACCAATTTTAAAAAATGTTACTTTTAATATAAATGACAAAGATAAAATAGGATTAATAGGCTTAAATGGTGCTGGTAAATCAACAATAATAAATATAATAAAAGGGACAGAGAGAATAGATAATGGAGATGTTTTTGTAAATCCAAATGTAAATATTTCTTATCTTTCACAAGAACATAATTTTTCAGATGAAAATAATACAGTTTTAGAAGAATTAAAATCTGCATTTGCTTATGAGTTTGGTATTTTAAGTCAGATTGAAAAAATCAATGCTAAAATACAGATAAATGAGGATTTAAATTTACTTAGTGAATTAGAAAAGTTAAATAATATCTTTTTATCGTTTGATGGATATAATTTAGATTATAGGATAAAGCAAGTTTTAAATGGTTTAGAATTAGATGATATGCAAGAAAATATTATTTCTAATTTAAGTGGAGGAGAAAAAACTAGAGTTTCTCTTGCTAAACTACTTTTAAAAGAACCTGAACTTTTAATATTAGATGAGCCAACTAACCATTTAGATTTAGCATCTATAGAATGGTTAGAAAACTTTTTATTAAAATACAATAAAGCTTTCTTATTAGTATCACATGATAGAGTATTTTTAGATAATGTTTGTAATCGTATTTTTGAATTAGAAAATAAGGAACTATATAAGTATAACGGTAACTTTTCAGACTTTATTATTCAAAAAGAAATGATAATAAAGGGAAAATTAAAAGCCTTTGAAAAAGAACAAGATAGAATAAAAAAATTAGAGGAGTATATAGAAAGAAATCGTGCTGGTAGAATGGCTAAACAAGCCAAAGGTCGTGAAAAAATCCTAAACAGAATAGACAGAATAGATGACCCTATATTTAATATCAAAAGAATGAAGTTAAAATTTATACCTAAAAGTCCTACAGCACAAAATGTATTAATAGTTAAAAATATATGCAAGAATTTTGATGATAAAAATGTACTAAATGACATATCATTTAATCTTTATAAAGGAGAAAGAGTAGGAATTATAGGTAAAAATGGTTCTGGGAAATCTACTTTACTTAAAATTATAACTAACAAAATTAAAGCAGATAATGGAGAAATTACTTTAGGTAGTAGAGTTAATGTGGCAAGTTATGACCAAAACAATGAAGATTTAGGTCCTGATAATACTATACTACAAGAAATAAATACTTCTATTAATTATACAGAGGAATATTTAAGAAGTATGGCAGGTGGTTTTCTATTTACAAAAGATGATATAGAAAAAAGGATTTCATCTTTATCTGGTGGAGAAAAAGTAAGAGTATCTTTTATTAAAATGTTACAAAAACAAGCGAATTTTTTAATATTAGATGAGCCTACTAACCACTTAGATATTTACTCTATAGAAATATTGGAAAATGCTTTAGAGGATTTTGAAGGAAGTATATTACTAGTTTCGCACAATAGACATTTTATAGACAGTGTTTGTAATATAATATACATATTAGATGAAAATGGACTTACTAAATTTAAAGGGAATTATGAGGAGTATAAGAAAAGTTTAATATCTAAAAATGATAATACAAAATCTTATAGCGGAAAATTAAATTATACTGCTCAAAAAGAAAAATTAAAAAGAATTAATAAAATAAAAAAAGAGATTGAAAATATTGAGAAACGAAGCAAAGAAATTGAATTAGAAAAAGATGAACTTAACAAAAAAATGTTTATCTCTAGTATAGCAACTAATGCTGGAAAACTTGTAGAAATACAAGAAAAATTAAATTCACTAAATGACCGCGAACTAAACTTACTTGAAAAATGGGAACAATTACAAAATGAATTGGAGGAAATAAATGAATAA
- a CDS encoding Abi family protein — MNNEAFDIIYQDTQLISKISKLTNVLNKDNPNLKLICAYIIDNRQLLLASVHGDIDLEDIDFVKSSLNTNKENISLDYKKVCIPFTLDNHIVFLLYLYSNKEINVDEYKSIARAFSKIRKKYNKNLLNEYGLIELLKNKNLTFENEEKAKSYLKHTSYYELKDFAYVFMNNNKYKDNISFDEIRNRIDLDKKLRFNLLALIEIIEISIKTNFAKILSKNGPLDYLKFEWCHKTSIRGVHNSIERAKDLLKNDDNNYFVNLYKQKYFTDDIPILILMEKFTLGSLNDLIDASHDNILEEISKIYSLSKKDFQNYLSSIKELRNRAAHNNNILDFLYDDKHKLETVVKYIEYLFNIINKDEIFEIEKNQLENCKTLLKQIKY; from the coding sequence ATGAATAATGAAGCTTTTGATATAATCTATCAAGATACTCAGCTAATAAGTAAAATATCTAAATTAACTAATGTTTTAAATAAGGATAATCCTAATTTAAAGTTAATTTGTGCATATATTATAGATAATAGACAACTATTATTAGCATCTGTACATGGAGATATAGACTTAGAAGATATAGATTTTGTAAAAAGTTCTTTAAATACTAATAAAGAAAATATAAGTTTAGATTATAAAAAAGTCTGTATTCCTTTCACTCTAGATAATCATATAGTATTCTTACTGTATTTATACTCAAATAAAGAAATAAATGTAGATGAATACAAATCAATTGCTAGGGCATTTTCTAAAATAAGAAAAAAATACAATAAAAATCTTTTAAATGAATATGGGTTAATTGAATTATTAAAAAATAAAAACTTAACATTTGAAAATGAAGAAAAGGCTAAATCATATTTAAAACATACAAGTTACTATGAACTTAAAGACTTTGCTTATGTATTTATGAATAATAATAAATATAAAGATAATATATCTTTTGATGAAATACGAAATAGAATAGATTTAGACAAAAAACTTCGTTTTAATTTACTTGCCCTTATAGAAATAATAGAAATTTCTATAAAAACTAATTTTGCTAAAATATTAAGTAAAAATGGTCCACTTGATTATTTAAAATTCGAATGGTGCCATAAAACTAGTATAAGGGGTGTTCATAATAGTATAGAAAGAGCAAAAGATTTACTTAAAAATGATGATAATAACTATTTTGTTAATTTATATAAGCAAAAATACTTTACTGATGATATACCCATTTTAATTTTAATGGAGAAATTTACTTTGGGTAGTTTAAATGATTTAATAGATGCTAGTCATGATAATATATTAGAAGAAATTTCTAAAATATATAGTTTAAGTAAAAAAGATTTTCAAAATTACCTATCATCTATAAAAGAACTTAGAAATAGGGCTGCACACAATAATAATATATTAGACTTTTTATATGATGACAAGCATAAACTTGAAACAGTTGTAAAATATATAGAATATTTATTTAATATAATAAATAAAGATGAAATTTTTGAAATTGAAAAAAATCAACTAGAAAACTGCAAAACACTTTTAAAACAAATAAAATATTAG